The proteins below are encoded in one region of Candidatus Aminicenantes bacterium:
- the trxA gene encoding thioredoxin, with protein sequence MEELSKRTFCEKIFDYEKKKEWEFQGSLPAIIDFYADWCGPCKMVSPILEILAIEYKGKVDMFKVNTDKEQELSTAFGIMTIPSLMFIPKTGQPQMARGALDRQGFVKMIQEILGVK encoded by the coding sequence ATGGAAGAACTGAGCAAAAGGACATTTTGCGAAAAAATATTCGACTACGAGAAAAAAAAAGAATGGGAATTCCAGGGCAGCCTGCCCGCCATCATCGACTTCTACGCCGACTGGTGCGGACCGTGCAAAATGGTCTCGCCCATACTGGAAATACTGGCTATAGAATACAAGGGCAAAGTCGACATGTTCAAGGTGAACACCGACAAGGAGCAGGAGCTTTCCACCGCCTTCGGCATCATGACCATCCCCAGCCTGATGTTCATTCCCAAGACAGGCCAGCCGCAGATGGCCCGCGGCGCCCTGGACCGCCAGGGCTTCGTGAAGATGATCCAGGAAATCCTGGGCGTGAAATAG